The Theobroma cacao cultivar B97-61/B2 chromosome 1, Criollo_cocoa_genome_V2, whole genome shotgun sequence genome contains the following window.
CTTCCATGTGCATTAACCACTTAGCCACCATGCGCCCAAGCATGATAAGGGTATGAAACAATCTCGAAAAcatctccttttttttttccttgtctAATCCTAACAATTCCTCCAAATTCATGCTATAAACCCCGAATTCTTTGGGGATTTACAGGTTGTAGAGTTGCTTAAGAATGAAGGTGGTCCTGTAGAGTGTCAGCAGAAGTCTTGTCGAGGGAAAGCTGTAATTGTAGACGGTTGTGACTTGCAAGATTATACTCGCACCAGCTACCTTGATGACCTAAACCGTCACATGCAGCTAGTGATGGAGTAATGCAGcgtgctgctgctgctgccgCCGCCGCCGCCGCTTTTTGTTAGTTGTCTGTGTGAAAGTTGGAAAAATAGTATGCCTCTGGCCCTGAAGGGTTTGGCTAGTCGTTCTTCAGGCTTTCAGCTTCCTACGATTTCCTTAGAAAAAGGTTAATTGCCTTGCCTTACACCTGCGGAGAACATTGGGAAAACAGGCATTATAGTTCACAGCCATTGATAAAAGTGCTATGGTTCTGAAGAAAATGGGTTTCGATAGAAACCGGATGCCATGGGGCCATTGTACTGAAATTTACATACGCAAGAAAATcctttgttaaaaaaaaaaaaaactcagcTTCTCATAAAACTCATCTGTAAATGTAACACATAGCGTGTATAAAGTTGTTGCAGCAACCTTATCCGTGAATACTATGAGAATTCAGATCAGATTGGCACTAAGGTAACAATCACAGGAAAGAATTATCTCAAAGCTTCATAGCCTCGTTTAAACAAAACCCTTTCTTCATTGAACCTACATTCGTCTAAATAAAGAAAGTTGGACGATTTTAAATTCAAGCAGTAGTCTTACAACTAACTTCCTGCATATAGATATTAGTATCgaatgatgattttattttttttataagtgtGTGGAACGAAAGTAATGTCCCATATGAGAATACTTTTgatttggctttttttttttttgaagtcaAAGAAATTGATGAACAAGCAGCACAGACCAAGGGTCCATATAGTCAAATTCAAAGGGGCAGAAAGTTTGGAAAATACGCAACTTCAGCAGCTTTTCATCTTGTTTAACCATTTCTTTTCAGACTTCTCATTTCTCGTGGTCCTCCAATTTTTGTCCTTACTATGCTACACCGAAGTTTAGATAATCATCCTCATACCAAACCTAAGTTTAATTAATCAGGTCCAGTTTCCTAATATAGTTACCTTAAATACCTTACCACTCCATTAAATTTGGACCCTTTAGGCCCAACAAACGGCCCAAATTAATGAACAGCAGAAACCTAAAAGACCTATTCCTGACGGAGCAAGGGAAGGGACAGGGAGAGGGAAATCAGAAATGGCAACTGAGGTTTTTCTCCAGGTGGCGATTTTGACATTAACACTCGCGATTTTCTTCGCGATTCGACACTTTCCCAAACAAGCCCTAACCAAGCACCGAATCGACCATCGAGCCACCACCCAAACCCAACGCCATCTCACCCGAGCCACCCACTTGCTGTCTCGAGCCAAATCCAATCCTCACAAAGACCAATCCCAAACCCTAGCCAAAAGCGCCATATCCGAAATCGAAAAGGCACTCTCTCTTTCCCCTCAAGACCCAACCCCTCACGTTCTCAAATCCCTAGCTCTCGACTTGTTGGGCCACAAGGGATCCGCCCTCCGATCGCTAGATTTGGCGCTGACTTCGCCGCGCTCGAAGTCACTCGCGGAAAGAGAGCGCGTGGAGGCGATGGTGAGGAGGGCGGAGTTGAAGTTGGCGGTTAATAAGAGAAGGCGAGTTGATTCGGCTGTTACGGATTTGGAGGAGGCGATTCGGGTGAGTGAAGAAGAGAGTGGGGTCAAAACGAGGGCGTTTTGTTTGTTGGGTGAATGTTATGAGTTAAAAGGGATGAGGGAAGAAGCTAAGAAGGCTTTCGAGGAGGCGCTTAATATGGAGCGTGGATCTAGCGTGGCTCGTCAGAGCTTGGAACGGTTGAGTTTGTCATGAGTTATGACTCCTCAACCTTTTTGTTGtgtaaaaaaactaaaaagtaCGACTCAGATTTTTCTGTACGTGTGTGAGTCTACAAGTACATGGGAAATTTTGTAGGATAACAATTGTTATTACTGTAAAGAAGCCATTGAAATTCGaaataaaactatttttgTGTAATATAGTTTTTTCATTTACgaactttaaaatattaaaatgtacAACACTAAAGCATTAGTCACGGTTTCCATAAACTTTGATTGATGTGACACATTAGACGGGACATTGAGTTTAAATGATGAAAGCAACACATTACCAGTCGTTGCCTTTTTTCATGCACGTAGATATTTTCCTTCCGTGTTTGATGTGACACTTGTATTTTTCTTTGAGTACAAACAAACGGGTAAAGAAAAGCCCAGGCCAACACAGTTAATGTCCCGTCGTTGATCTTTGAATTATATTcgggagaaaagaaagactAGGAAACAGTTAATATAGATGGTTGGTCTGCCATTAAGATTATTATAAAAAGCTCATGCTTTTCTTAGATGAGAAGAGAACGGTGAAAATGTGGGGACAGAAGAGCTAATGATGGGGGCGCAAATTAAACTTGGAGAGCATTCAAAAACTTTTCGCAAGAAAAAGGATCGGATGTTGcccatttttttcaacatgcgTCTCATCTTTTAACATCTGAAGACAAGATACTTACAAAATCCAGCTTTCCTAATTTTTCAAACTAGAACCTTTAGcctccaaaaacaaaaacccctTACCTTAATCCTACGCTTGCCAAGGTTAAGAGGTAGATCAGGTGGTGATGGTCAGATATGGGGTCAGCTGGGAGCATGGCGCCTTTTACTACGACTTGTTAGCTGAAATTGCAACTATTCCTGGTTGTTAAAAGTTCTTGGTCATTTTAGTAAGTCTGGTGAGGCCATAAGAAGAACTCAGCTGGCTGCTGCATTA
Protein-coding sequences here:
- the LOC18611450 gene encoding uncharacterized protein LOC18611450; this translates as MATEVFLQVAILTLTLAIFFAIRHFPKQALTKHRIDHRATTQTQRHLTRATHLLSRAKSNPHKDQSQTLAKSAISEIEKALSLSPQDPTPHVLKSLALDLLGHKGSALRSLDLALTSPRSKSLAERERVEAMVRRAELKLAVNKRRRVDSAVTDLEEAIRVSEEESGVKTRAFCLLGECYELKGMREEAKKAFEEALNMERGSSVARQSLERLSLS